The genomic region GGAATCTGCAGTGATTCGTCAAACCCGAACGCGCGCGCCTGCTTGCGCAACGCCTCCGCGCCAACCGTGACGGCGGACTGGCCAAACGACGTGTTACACGAACGTGCGAACGCTTCCGCCATGGTTGGATGCCCATCGCCGCACTGCATTCCGGTAATATTAGGCAGCTTCGTGTTCGTTCCCGGCAGGGTGATCGCAGCCCCACCTTCAACCGTGGAATCGGGGTTAAACTTACCGCTTTCCAACATGGCGGCCGCAGTGATGATCTTAAATGCCGAACCGGGCGGGTAGCGGTTACCTGCAATCGCGCGGTTCACCAGCGGTTTATTCGGATCTTTACTCAGTTCTTCACTGCGTTTTAAGACCTTATTGTTGTCAGAGCTAGACAGTTCCGTTGGATCGTATGAAGGTGAAGAATAAAGCGTGAGGATCTTGCCCGTCTTCGCTTCCAACGCCACCGCGGCGCCCTTGCGACCCCCCAAACCTTTCGCAGCAGCCTGCTGCATACGCGGGTTGAGAGTTAGGGAAACACCGCCGCCCTGCCGGTCCGCACCGGTAAGGAGGTTCTGCACGCGCTGCGTCCACAGGGAAGGGGCGTTGCCCTCCAAAATCGTGTCCGCATACTGCTCTAACCCAGTTGCTGAACCCAAGTTAACGGAAAACCACCCGGTCACGGGCGCGTAGAGGGCCTTACCGGGGTACGTGCGTTCAAAACGTTTAGTCTTGGGAATCGGAGTGGATTCCGCGACCGCCCGCCCGGCCACGACAATTGGACCGCGGTCACGTTCAGAAGCATGCAAAAAAGTGCGGGAGTTACGCGAATCCGCGTTCAACCGGGGCGCGGCGATGAACTGAATATAAGTGGCAGCTAAAGCCAGCGCGGCGAGCATGGCGACAACCAGGATGTAAAGGCGGCGGATCTGAGCGTTCACTCACTTCACCTCCTGCGTGTGCGTGGGCCGGCGGGACGCGTCAGAAATGCGCAGCAGCAAGGCAATCAGAATCCACGACGCGATCATCGACGAGCCCCCTTGTGCTAGGAACGGTGCCGTCAGACCCGTCAGGGGGATTATGCGCGTGATTCCACCTAGAACAACGAACAGTTGCAAGGCTAGGGAAAATGAGATGCCGGAA from Gleimia hominis harbors:
- a CDS encoding peptidoglycan D,D-transpeptidase FtsI family protein, with amino-acid sequence MNAQIRRLYILVVAMLAALALAATYIQFIAAPRLNADSRNSRTFLHASERDRGPIVVAGRAVAESTPIPKTKRFERTYPGKALYAPVTGWFSVNLGSATGLEQYADTILEGNAPSLWTQRVQNLLTGADRQGGGVSLTLNPRMQQAAAKGLGGRKGAAVALEAKTGKILTLYSSPSYDPTELSSSDNNKVLKRSEELSKDPNKPLVNRAIAGNRYPPGSAFKIITAAAMLESGKFNPDSTVEGGAAITLPGTNTKLPNITGMQCGDGHPTMAEAFARSCNTSFGQSAVTVGAEALRKQARAFGFDESLQIPMPVTESVFPDNLDEAQVPLAGIGQSDVQVTPMQMAMVGAAVANQGTLMKPYLIDQVLSSDLEKLKTTDPEELGQPISADTAKKLQAMMLDVVSKPYGTGQSMRTDAAKIAAKTGTAETGSDRTTAWVVAYNTGSDNPMVVAVAVEGDETSPHPGGGSDAGPIARAMLEAGLNG